A stretch of Lepisosteus oculatus isolate fLepOcu1 chromosome 11, fLepOcu1.hap2, whole genome shotgun sequence DNA encodes these proteins:
- the mfsd2ab gene encoding sodium-dependent lysophosphatidylcholine symporter 1-B isoform X3 yields MQRRRLEQHEQVTRLSVCNKICYAIGGAPYQITGCALGFFLQIYLLDVAQLDPFYASIILFVGRAWDAITDPTVGFLVSRSPWTRYGRMMPWILLSTPFAVASYMLIWYVPAFEQGKVVWYLVCYCLFQTLQTCFHVPYSALTMFISSEQKERDSATAYRMTVEVLGTVLGTAIQGQIVGASNAPCIRGELDEVKEFNSTAAESDMNTTQTHVSLAETRSAYLIASGVISAIYVLCAIILVLGVREKKDAGRHKSEKPMTFFQGMRLVMGHGPYAKLVIGFLFTSLAFMLLEGNFALFCSYTLGFRNDFQNILLAIMLSATLSIPFWQWFLTRFGKKTAVYVGISWVVPFMILIVSIKSNLIVAYVVSVAAGISVAAAFLLPWSMLPDVVDDFKVKNPDSRGYEAIFYSFYVFFTKFASGVSLGISTLSLDFAGYLTRGCTQPEAVNLTLRMLISPAPIVLIILGLIIFKLYPIDEETRQGNRKLLQELRESEQDSETDSHEMGSTV; encoded by the exons ATGCAGCGCCGTAGACTGGAGCAG CACGAGCAGGTGACCAGGCTGTCGGTATGCAACAAGATCTGCTACGCCATCGGGGGCGCCCCCTACCAGATCACGGGGTGCGCGCTGGGCTTCTTCCTCCAGATCTACCTGCTGGACGTGGCACAG CTGGACCCTTTCTATGCCTCCATCATCCTGTTCGTTGGTCGGGCCTGGGATGCCATTACTGACCCCACTGTCGGCTTTCTCGTCAGCAGGAGCCCCTGGACCCGATACGGAAGAATGATGCCCTG GATTCTGCTCTCTACCCCGTTTGCAGTGGCGTCGTACATGTTGATCTGGTACGTCCCAGCGTTTGAGCAGGGCAAGGTGGTCTGGTACCTCGTCTGCTACTGCCTGTTCCAGACCCTGCAGACG TGTTTCCATGTGCCCTATTCGGCCCTCACCATGTTCATAAGCTCGGAGCAGAAGGAGCGGGACTCGGCCACCGCCTACA gAATGACAGTGGAGGTGCTTGGGACGGTATTGGGCACAGCTATCCAGGGACAGATTGTAGGGGCCTCCAATGCCCCCTGTATTCGAGGGGaactggatgaggtcaaggAGTTCAATTCCACGGCTGCTGAGTCTGACATGAACACCACCCAGACTCACGTGTCCCTGGCTGAAACA AGAAGCGCTTACCTGATCGCATCCGGGGTCATCAGTGCCATTTACGTCCTCTGTGCCATCATCCTGGTCTTGGGAGTGCGGGAGAAGAAAG ACGCGGGCCGACACAAGTCGGAGAAGCCCATGACGTTCTTCCAGGGTATGCGTCTGGTCATGGGACACGGGCCTTACGCCAAGCTGGTCATCGGCTTCCTGTTCACCTCCCTGGCCTTCATG ctgTTGGAAGGAAACTTTGCTCTCTTCTGCTCTTACACCCTGGGCTTCAGAAACGACTTCCAGAACATCCTGCTGGCCATCATG CTGTCTGCTACCTTGAGTATTCCATTCTGGCAGTGGTTCCTGACCAGATTTGGGAAGAAGACCGCTGTGTATGTTGGGATCTCG TGGGTGGTTCCCTTCATGATCCTCATCGTCTCCATTAAGAGCAATCTGATCGTGGCCTACGTGGTGTCTGTTGCTGCTGGCATCAGTGTGGCTGCTGCCTTCCTCCTGCCCTG GTCCATGCTTCCAGATGTAGTGGATGATTTCAAGGTGAAAAATCCCGACTCCCGGGGCTACGAGGCTATTTTTTACTCCTTCTACGTCTTCTTCACCAAATTTGCCTCCGGCGTGTCCCTGGGAATCTCCACGCTGAGTCTCGA CTTTGCTGGATACCTGACGAGAGGCTGCACACAGCCAGAGGCCGTGAATTTAACCCTCCGGATGCTGATCTCGCCGGCGCCCATCGTGCTGATCATCCTGGGGCTGATCATCTTCAAGCTGTACCCCATCGACGAGGAGACGCGCCAGGGCAACCGCAAGCTGCTGCAGGAACTGCG GGAAAGCGAGCAGGACTCGGAGACAGACTCACACGAGATGGGAAGCACAGTGTAA
- the mfsd2ab gene encoding sodium-dependent lysophosphatidylcholine symporter 1-B isoform X1, which translates to MAKGEGVEQYSAANLLQKPTSPDGIKLAVKHEQVTRLSVCNKICYAIGGAPYQITGCALGFFLQIYLLDVAQLDPFYASIILFVGRAWDAITDPTVGFLVSRSPWTRYGRMMPWILLSTPFAVASYMLIWYVPAFEQGKVVWYLVCYCLFQTLQTCFHVPYSALTMFISSEQKERDSATAYRMTVEVLGTVLGTAIQGQIVGASNAPCIRGELDEVKEFNSTAAESDMNTTQTHVSLAETRSAYLIASGVISAIYVLCAIILVLGVREKKDAGRHKSEKPMTFFQGMRLVMGHGPYAKLVIGFLFTSLAFMLLEGNFALFCSYTLGFRNDFQNILLAIMLSATLSIPFWQWFLTRFGKKTAVYVGISWVVPFMILIVSIKSNLIVAYVVSVAAGISVAAAFLLPWSMLPDVVDDFKVKNPDSRGYEAIFYSFYVFFTKFASGVSLGISTLSLDFAGYLTRGCTQPEAVNLTLRMLISPAPIVLIILGLIIFKLYPIDEETRQGNRKLLQELRESEQDSETDSHEMGSTV; encoded by the exons ATGGCTAAGGGAGAAGGTGTGGAACAGTATTCTGCTGCGAACTTATTACAAAAACCGACAAGTCCAGACGGGATCAAATTAGCCGTTAAG CACGAGCAGGTGACCAGGCTGTCGGTATGCAACAAGATCTGCTACGCCATCGGGGGCGCCCCCTACCAGATCACGGGGTGCGCGCTGGGCTTCTTCCTCCAGATCTACCTGCTGGACGTGGCACAG CTGGACCCTTTCTATGCCTCCATCATCCTGTTCGTTGGTCGGGCCTGGGATGCCATTACTGACCCCACTGTCGGCTTTCTCGTCAGCAGGAGCCCCTGGACCCGATACGGAAGAATGATGCCCTG GATTCTGCTCTCTACCCCGTTTGCAGTGGCGTCGTACATGTTGATCTGGTACGTCCCAGCGTTTGAGCAGGGCAAGGTGGTCTGGTACCTCGTCTGCTACTGCCTGTTCCAGACCCTGCAGACG TGTTTCCATGTGCCCTATTCGGCCCTCACCATGTTCATAAGCTCGGAGCAGAAGGAGCGGGACTCGGCCACCGCCTACA gAATGACAGTGGAGGTGCTTGGGACGGTATTGGGCACAGCTATCCAGGGACAGATTGTAGGGGCCTCCAATGCCCCCTGTATTCGAGGGGaactggatgaggtcaaggAGTTCAATTCCACGGCTGCTGAGTCTGACATGAACACCACCCAGACTCACGTGTCCCTGGCTGAAACA AGAAGCGCTTACCTGATCGCATCCGGGGTCATCAGTGCCATTTACGTCCTCTGTGCCATCATCCTGGTCTTGGGAGTGCGGGAGAAGAAAG ACGCGGGCCGACACAAGTCGGAGAAGCCCATGACGTTCTTCCAGGGTATGCGTCTGGTCATGGGACACGGGCCTTACGCCAAGCTGGTCATCGGCTTCCTGTTCACCTCCCTGGCCTTCATG ctgTTGGAAGGAAACTTTGCTCTCTTCTGCTCTTACACCCTGGGCTTCAGAAACGACTTCCAGAACATCCTGCTGGCCATCATG CTGTCTGCTACCTTGAGTATTCCATTCTGGCAGTGGTTCCTGACCAGATTTGGGAAGAAGACCGCTGTGTATGTTGGGATCTCG TGGGTGGTTCCCTTCATGATCCTCATCGTCTCCATTAAGAGCAATCTGATCGTGGCCTACGTGGTGTCTGTTGCTGCTGGCATCAGTGTGGCTGCTGCCTTCCTCCTGCCCTG GTCCATGCTTCCAGATGTAGTGGATGATTTCAAGGTGAAAAATCCCGACTCCCGGGGCTACGAGGCTATTTTTTACTCCTTCTACGTCTTCTTCACCAAATTTGCCTCCGGCGTGTCCCTGGGAATCTCCACGCTGAGTCTCGA CTTTGCTGGATACCTGACGAGAGGCTGCACACAGCCAGAGGCCGTGAATTTAACCCTCCGGATGCTGATCTCGCCGGCGCCCATCGTGCTGATCATCCTGGGGCTGATCATCTTCAAGCTGTACCCCATCGACGAGGAGACGCGCCAGGGCAACCGCAAGCTGCTGCAGGAACTGCG GGAAAGCGAGCAGGACTCGGAGACAGACTCACACGAGATGGGAAGCACAGTGTAA
- the mfsd2ab gene encoding sodium-dependent lysophosphatidylcholine symporter 1-B isoform X2: MVEQTAKEKSEEPQQHEQVTRLSVCNKICYAIGGAPYQITGCALGFFLQIYLLDVAQLDPFYASIILFVGRAWDAITDPTVGFLVSRSPWTRYGRMMPWILLSTPFAVASYMLIWYVPAFEQGKVVWYLVCYCLFQTLQTCFHVPYSALTMFISSEQKERDSATAYRMTVEVLGTVLGTAIQGQIVGASNAPCIRGELDEVKEFNSTAAESDMNTTQTHVSLAETRSAYLIASGVISAIYVLCAIILVLGVREKKDAGRHKSEKPMTFFQGMRLVMGHGPYAKLVIGFLFTSLAFMLLEGNFALFCSYTLGFRNDFQNILLAIMLSATLSIPFWQWFLTRFGKKTAVYVGISWVVPFMILIVSIKSNLIVAYVVSVAAGISVAAAFLLPWSMLPDVVDDFKVKNPDSRGYEAIFYSFYVFFTKFASGVSLGISTLSLDFAGYLTRGCTQPEAVNLTLRMLISPAPIVLIILGLIIFKLYPIDEETRQGNRKLLQELRESEQDSETDSHEMGSTV; this comes from the exons CACGAGCAGGTGACCAGGCTGTCGGTATGCAACAAGATCTGCTACGCCATCGGGGGCGCCCCCTACCAGATCACGGGGTGCGCGCTGGGCTTCTTCCTCCAGATCTACCTGCTGGACGTGGCACAG CTGGACCCTTTCTATGCCTCCATCATCCTGTTCGTTGGTCGGGCCTGGGATGCCATTACTGACCCCACTGTCGGCTTTCTCGTCAGCAGGAGCCCCTGGACCCGATACGGAAGAATGATGCCCTG GATTCTGCTCTCTACCCCGTTTGCAGTGGCGTCGTACATGTTGATCTGGTACGTCCCAGCGTTTGAGCAGGGCAAGGTGGTCTGGTACCTCGTCTGCTACTGCCTGTTCCAGACCCTGCAGACG TGTTTCCATGTGCCCTATTCGGCCCTCACCATGTTCATAAGCTCGGAGCAGAAGGAGCGGGACTCGGCCACCGCCTACA gAATGACAGTGGAGGTGCTTGGGACGGTATTGGGCACAGCTATCCAGGGACAGATTGTAGGGGCCTCCAATGCCCCCTGTATTCGAGGGGaactggatgaggtcaaggAGTTCAATTCCACGGCTGCTGAGTCTGACATGAACACCACCCAGACTCACGTGTCCCTGGCTGAAACA AGAAGCGCTTACCTGATCGCATCCGGGGTCATCAGTGCCATTTACGTCCTCTGTGCCATCATCCTGGTCTTGGGAGTGCGGGAGAAGAAAG ACGCGGGCCGACACAAGTCGGAGAAGCCCATGACGTTCTTCCAGGGTATGCGTCTGGTCATGGGACACGGGCCTTACGCCAAGCTGGTCATCGGCTTCCTGTTCACCTCCCTGGCCTTCATG ctgTTGGAAGGAAACTTTGCTCTCTTCTGCTCTTACACCCTGGGCTTCAGAAACGACTTCCAGAACATCCTGCTGGCCATCATG CTGTCTGCTACCTTGAGTATTCCATTCTGGCAGTGGTTCCTGACCAGATTTGGGAAGAAGACCGCTGTGTATGTTGGGATCTCG TGGGTGGTTCCCTTCATGATCCTCATCGTCTCCATTAAGAGCAATCTGATCGTGGCCTACGTGGTGTCTGTTGCTGCTGGCATCAGTGTGGCTGCTGCCTTCCTCCTGCCCTG GTCCATGCTTCCAGATGTAGTGGATGATTTCAAGGTGAAAAATCCCGACTCCCGGGGCTACGAGGCTATTTTTTACTCCTTCTACGTCTTCTTCACCAAATTTGCCTCCGGCGTGTCCCTGGGAATCTCCACGCTGAGTCTCGA CTTTGCTGGATACCTGACGAGAGGCTGCACACAGCCAGAGGCCGTGAATTTAACCCTCCGGATGCTGATCTCGCCGGCGCCCATCGTGCTGATCATCCTGGGGCTGATCATCTTCAAGCTGTACCCCATCGACGAGGAGACGCGCCAGGGCAACCGCAAGCTGCTGCAGGAACTGCG GGAAAGCGAGCAGGACTCGGAGACAGACTCACACGAGATGGGAAGCACAGTGTAA